One window from the genome of Pseudonocardia hierapolitana encodes:
- a CDS encoding type II toxin-antitoxin system VapB family antitoxin, which translates to MTRTNIDIDDELVAEAMRKYGLKTKKEAVDLALRRLVGPRLSPEFFESMRGAGWDGDLEEMRASRVQEIGDPGWS; encoded by the coding sequence ATGACCCGGACCAACATCGACATCGATGACGAGCTGGTTGCCGAGGCGATGCGAAAGTATGGCCTCAAGACCAAGAAGGAAGCCGTTGACCTCGCTTTGCGGAGGCTTGTCGGGCCGCGCCTGTCTCCGGAGTTCTTCGAGAGCATGCGAGGGGCGGGATGGGATGGTGATCTCGAGGAGATGCGGGCGTCCCGAGTGCAGGAGATCGGGGACCCTGGGTGGAGCTGA
- a CDS encoding ABC transporter substrate-binding protein: MKRTLAALTGLLALGLTACGGGGDPLAGGPSGSPDAGPPAAADVIKVGSANFTESRLLAEIYAQALEAKGAKVERSFGIGSREVYFPALQDGSIDLIPEYTGNLLQEIDPQATATASDQVYQELTQKLPDPLIVLDQSKAEDKDAVVVTQETAQRYNARSLADLAPHCGELVFGGPPEFAERPYGLPGIERLYGCTFADFRSLDAGGPLTVAALTDGTIQAADLFTTDPTIADRGWVVLEDPKNNFAAQNVVPLVNETKANDQVRETLNSISAALTTDGLLELNRKVADAATNTVESVAKEWVTANNLG, from the coding sequence ATGAAACGCACGCTCGCCGCGCTGACCGGCCTGCTCGCCCTCGGTCTCACCGCCTGTGGAGGTGGTGGCGACCCGCTTGCCGGTGGCCCGTCCGGCTCACCTGACGCAGGGCCCCCGGCGGCCGCCGACGTCATCAAGGTCGGGTCGGCGAACTTCACCGAGAGCCGGCTGCTGGCGGAGATCTACGCGCAGGCCTTGGAGGCCAAGGGCGCCAAGGTCGAGCGCTCGTTCGGGATCGGGAGCCGGGAGGTCTACTTCCCGGCGCTGCAGGACGGCTCGATCGACCTGATCCCCGAGTACACGGGAAACCTCCTGCAGGAGATCGATCCGCAGGCCACGGCCACCGCGTCCGACCAGGTGTACCAGGAGCTCACCCAGAAGCTGCCCGACCCGCTGATCGTGCTCGATCAGTCGAAGGCGGAGGACAAGGACGCGGTCGTCGTCACCCAGGAGACGGCGCAGCGGTACAACGCCCGTTCGCTCGCCGACCTCGCCCCGCACTGCGGTGAGCTCGTGTTCGGCGGCCCGCCCGAGTTCGCCGAGCGGCCCTACGGCCTGCCCGGCATCGAGCGGCTCTACGGCTGCACGTTCGCCGACTTCCGCTCGCTCGACGCCGGAGGCCCCCTCACCGTCGCGGCGCTCACCGACGGCACCATCCAGGCCGCCGACCTCTTCACCACCGACCCGACCATCGCCGACCGCGGCTGGGTGGTCCTGGAGGACCCGAAGAACAACTTCGCGGCCCAGAACGTCGTGCCGCTGGTGAACGAGACCAAAGCGAACGACCAGGTGCGCGAGACGCTGAACTCGATCTCGGCCGCGCTCACGACGGACGGCCTGCTCGAGCTCAACCGAAAGGTCGCCGACGCGGCCACCAACACCGTCGAATCGGTGGCCAAGGAGTGGGTGACGGCCAACAACCTGGGGTGA
- a CDS encoding putative bifunctional diguanylate cyclase/phosphodiesterase yields MRELGHRLGDGPVVEPPTQPHGASDAVLRADLHRERYAALGAEVHPEAALFASTLARAVSEAPELDRVPAVPLPAEPALVHDPDGRVVRANEALAALAGAADPRALGGARMRRLLVGTGEDTQLVRADGSRVPVHAVRWPLPGVDLTAVVILERDAAQQAPVVDPAWAVELERLARIGTWSFDLATSKLERSGTLLELYSAVGVDPDGDGSRPVEGEQVAALCEELRAGNPDADHHVELQLPGDGMLSCRAQVERGPDGTPQRLIGVVHDVSAERIGRFRVERTARRFADLMALVPGGVALLDPAGRVVDANAGMCALLDVPLERLRGTPATALSADDASADGAALPDWLRPVALGTRHGYGVDSAPLRRADGTTVWCELAVSATVADDGGFLWLVACTDVSDRRRAAELLRSAGMVDELTRLPNRAAGLELVDRLLAGAGRDRVAVVCGDLDDFARVNSSLGHDAGDDLLVSLAGRLQRELPFGCTAARLGADEFVVICADHAEVGGPDQLARTVADLLRTTITVCGRPVQMTASVGLATPVPTGEVRAADLLRFAEAAMHDAKRRQARGGIGIATDGVVSSATTALELEAELRAAIAADGLVLDYQPVVAPDGTVISAEALVRWPHPERGLIPPSDFLPVAQRSGLLRELDLWVLRAATREAAEWPEHRGRRCAVAVNLAGLLPGDAGFLAAVSEAVSDAGLEWDRLVLELVETSLVALPPHALAAMAELTERGVRFAVDDFGTGYSSLARLKELPAQTVKVDRAFVTGVADDPADFAVARAVVDMARAMGRTTVAEGVETAEQFHVLRGIGVDAYQGWLFSRPVRSAVVRDVLARGRLATPAAAGRASHA; encoded by the coding sequence GTGAGAGAGCTCGGACACCGCCTCGGCGACGGCCCGGTGGTCGAGCCACCGACCCAGCCGCACGGTGCGTCCGACGCGGTGCTGCGGGCGGATCTGCACCGGGAGCGGTACGCCGCGCTCGGTGCAGAGGTGCACCCGGAGGCGGCGCTGTTCGCCTCCACGCTGGCCCGGGCCGTCTCGGAGGCGCCGGAGCTGGACCGGGTCCCGGCCGTCCCGCTCCCCGCGGAGCCCGCCCTCGTCCACGACCCCGACGGGCGGGTCGTGCGCGCCAACGAGGCGCTCGCCGCACTCGCGGGGGCCGCGGACCCGAGGGCGCTCGGCGGCGCCCGGATGCGCAGGCTCCTCGTCGGCACGGGGGAGGACACCCAGCTGGTGCGCGCGGACGGGAGCAGGGTGCCCGTCCACGCGGTGCGCTGGCCGCTTCCGGGCGTGGACCTCACCGCCGTCGTGATCCTCGAGCGGGACGCCGCGCAGCAGGCCCCGGTGGTGGACCCGGCCTGGGCGGTCGAGCTGGAGCGGCTGGCGCGCATCGGGACCTGGTCGTTCGACCTGGCGACGTCGAAGCTGGAGCGCAGCGGCACGCTCCTCGAGCTGTACAGCGCGGTCGGGGTCGATCCCGACGGCGACGGCTCCCGACCCGTCGAGGGCGAGCAGGTGGCCGCGCTGTGCGAGGAGCTGCGTGCCGGGAACCCGGACGCCGACCACCACGTCGAGCTGCAGCTGCCCGGTGACGGGATGCTGAGCTGCCGGGCCCAGGTGGAGCGCGGCCCGGACGGCACGCCGCAGCGGCTGATCGGCGTCGTGCACGACGTGAGCGCGGAGCGGATCGGCCGGTTCCGGGTGGAACGCACCGCCCGGCGCTTCGCCGACCTGATGGCCCTCGTGCCCGGCGGGGTCGCGCTGCTGGACCCCGCGGGCCGCGTCGTGGACGCCAACGCGGGCATGTGCGCGCTGCTGGACGTCCCGCTCGAACGACTGCGTGGCACCCCGGCCACCGCCCTGTCCGCCGACGACGCGTCGGCCGACGGGGCCGCGCTCCCCGACTGGCTGCGCCCGGTGGCCCTCGGCACCCGGCACGGGTACGGCGTGGACAGCGCCCCGCTGCGCCGCGCGGACGGCACCACGGTGTGGTGCGAGCTGGCCGTCTCCGCGACGGTGGCGGACGACGGCGGCTTCCTGTGGCTGGTGGCGTGCACCGACGTCTCCGACCGCCGCAGGGCCGCCGAGCTGCTGCGCAGCGCCGGGATGGTGGACGAGCTCACCCGCCTGCCCAACCGGGCCGCCGGCCTCGAGCTCGTGGACCGGCTGCTGGCCGGCGCCGGCCGGGACCGCGTCGCGGTGGTGTGCGGCGACCTCGACGACTTCGCGCGCGTCAACTCCTCGCTCGGGCACGACGCGGGCGACGACCTGCTCGTGTCGCTCGCCGGCCGCCTGCAGCGGGAGCTGCCGTTCGGCTGCACCGCGGCGCGGCTGGGCGCCGACGAGTTCGTCGTGATCTGCGCCGACCACGCCGAGGTCGGCGGCCCGGACCAGCTGGCGCGTACGGTCGCCGACCTGCTGCGCACCACGATCACCGTGTGCGGCCGGCCGGTGCAGATGACGGCATCGGTCGGGCTCGCCACCCCGGTCCCCACCGGCGAGGTGCGGGCCGCCGACCTGCTGCGGTTCGCCGAGGCCGCCATGCACGACGCCAAGCGCCGGCAGGCACGCGGCGGGATCGGCATCGCCACGGACGGCGTCGTCAGCTCGGCGACCACGGCGCTGGAGCTGGAGGCGGAGCTGCGCGCGGCGATCGCCGCCGACGGGCTCGTGCTCGACTACCAGCCGGTGGTGGCCCCGGACGGCACGGTCATCTCGGCCGAGGCGCTCGTCCGCTGGCCGCACCCGGAGCGCGGGCTGATCCCGCCGTCGGACTTCCTGCCGGTCGCGCAGCGCAGCGGGCTGCTGCGCGAGCTGGACCTGTGGGTGCTGCGGGCCGCCACCCGGGAGGCCGCGGAATGGCCGGAGCACCGCGGGCGCCGCTGCGCCGTCGCGGTGAACCTGGCCGGGCTCCTGCCCGGCGACGCGGGGTTCCTCGCCGCGGTGAGCGAGGCCGTCTCCGACGCCGGGCTCGAGTGGGACCGGCTGGTGCTCGAGCTCGTCGAGACCAGCCTCGTCGCTCTCCCGCCGCACGCGCTGGCCGCGATGGCCGAGCTCACCGAGCGCGGCGTCCGGTTCGCGGTGGACGACTTCGGCACCGGCTACTCCTCCCTCGCCCGGCTCAAGGAGCTCCCCGCGCAGACCGTCAAGGTCGACCGCGCCTTCGTCACGGGCGTCGCCGACGACCCGGCCGATTTCGCCGTCGCGCGCGCCGTCGTGGACATGGCACGGGCGATGGGCCGCACCACGGTGGCGGAGGGCGTGGAGACCGCGGAGCAGTTCCACGTGCTGCGCGGCATCGGCGTGGACGCCTACCAGGGATGGCTGTTCTCGCGGCCGGTGCGGTCCGCGGTCGTGCGGGACGTCCTCGCGCGCGGGCGGCTCGCGACCCCCGCGGCCGCAGGCCGGGCGAGCCACGCCTGA
- a CDS encoding ABC transporter permease produces the protein MEPPAGGRREVNLFAQVVQWFLDPGNWSGTRGVPSRLADHLAYTVQALLIAAVIAVPLGAWIGHTRRGGFLVVGAANGLRALPELGLLTLLVGLVGIGLLPLTIALVVLAVPPLLAGTYAGVRNTDPAVIDAARGMGMREHEVLTKVELPIAVPLIIGGLRTATLQVIATATIGAYIGLSGLGRFLIDGLARNDYTEMAAGAVLVAALALVVEGLLGALQRLIVSPGLRTAQTRRRAPRQAPVVAGGIAS, from the coding sequence GTGGAACCGCCAGCGGGCGGGAGGCGCGAGGTGAACCTCTTCGCGCAGGTCGTGCAGTGGTTCCTCGACCCCGGCAACTGGTCGGGCACGCGCGGTGTGCCGTCCCGGCTGGCCGACCACCTCGCGTACACGGTGCAGGCCCTCCTCATCGCCGCCGTGATCGCCGTCCCGCTGGGTGCCTGGATCGGGCACACCAGGCGCGGCGGGTTCCTCGTCGTCGGTGCGGCCAACGGGCTGCGCGCGCTCCCGGAACTCGGCCTGCTCACGCTGCTGGTGGGCCTCGTCGGGATCGGCCTGCTGCCGTTGACCATCGCCCTGGTGGTCCTCGCCGTCCCGCCGTTGCTCGCCGGCACGTACGCGGGCGTGCGCAACACCGACCCCGCCGTGATCGACGCCGCGCGGGGCATGGGCATGCGCGAGCACGAGGTGCTCACCAAGGTCGAACTGCCGATCGCGGTCCCGCTGATCATCGGCGGCCTGCGCACCGCCACCCTGCAGGTGATCGCCACCGCCACGATCGGTGCCTACATCGGCCTCAGCGGCCTGGGCCGCTTCCTGATCGACGGGCTCGCCCGCAACGACTACACCGAAATGGCCGCGGGCGCCGTGCTGGTGGCCGCGCTCGCACTGGTCGTCGAAGGGCTGCTCGGCGCGCTACAACGACTGATCGTCTCACCGGGCCTGCGCACCGCGCAGACCCGCAGAAGGGCACCCCGACAGGCCCCCGTCGTCGCCGGAGGAATCGCATCATGA
- a CDS encoding ABC transporter ATP-binding protein: protein MIEFRGVTKRFPDGTVAVDNLDLVVEAGGITVFVGPSGCGKTTSLRMINRMIEPSEGTIMVDGRDVAATDAADLRRGIGYVIQQAGLFPHRTILDNIATVPLLLGWSKAKARSRAAELMEIVGLAREMAGRYPAQLSGGQQQRVGVARALAADPPILLMDEPFSAVDPVVRESLQDELLRLQAELGKTIVFVTHDIDEAIKLGDKVAVLRVGGVLAQYDQPGQLLARPVDDFVDNFVGRDRGYRGLGFMSSDAIPIGELPTVALGDPVPDDDAWVLVVDSEQHPQGWLNGAERNGAAVVEADHLMPGGSLYDIGSGSLRSALDAALSSPSGVGVAVDGDGAVVGSVTAGDVLAVVDAVREHEAAA, encoded by the coding sequence ATGATCGAGTTCCGGGGCGTGACCAAGCGCTTCCCCGACGGCACCGTTGCGGTCGACAACCTCGACCTCGTCGTCGAGGCCGGTGGGATCACGGTCTTCGTCGGGCCGTCCGGCTGTGGCAAGACCACCTCGCTGCGGATGATCAACCGCATGATCGAGCCCTCCGAGGGCACGATCATGGTCGACGGACGCGACGTCGCCGCCACCGACGCCGCCGACCTGCGCCGCGGCATCGGCTACGTCATCCAGCAGGCGGGGCTCTTCCCGCACCGCACCATCCTCGACAACATCGCCACGGTCCCGCTGTTGCTCGGCTGGAGCAAGGCGAAGGCCCGTTCCCGCGCCGCGGAGCTGATGGAGATCGTCGGCCTCGCCCGTGAGATGGCGGGCCGCTACCCCGCGCAGCTCTCGGGAGGGCAGCAGCAGCGCGTCGGCGTGGCCAGGGCACTGGCCGCCGACCCGCCGATCCTGCTGATGGACGAGCCGTTCAGCGCCGTCGACCCGGTGGTGCGCGAGAGCCTGCAGGACGAGCTCCTGCGGCTGCAGGCGGAGCTGGGCAAGACCATCGTGTTCGTCACCCACGACATCGACGAGGCCATCAAGCTGGGCGACAAGGTCGCCGTGCTGCGCGTCGGCGGCGTGCTCGCCCAGTACGACCAGCCGGGGCAGCTGCTCGCCCGCCCGGTCGACGACTTCGTCGACAACTTCGTGGGCCGCGACCGCGGCTACCGCGGCCTCGGTTTCATGTCGTCCGACGCCATCCCCATCGGGGAGCTGCCCACCGTCGCGCTGGGCGACCCGGTTCCCGACGACGACGCGTGGGTGCTGGTCGTCGACTCCGAACAGCACCCGCAGGGGTGGCTCAACGGCGCCGAGCGCAACGGGGCCGCCGTCGTCGAGGCCGATCACCTGATGCCCGGCGGGTCGCTCTACGACATCGGCAGCGGCTCGCTGCGCAGCGCGCTGGACGCCGCGCTGTCCTCGCCGTCGGGGGTCGGGGTCGCGGTCGACGGCGACGGCGCGGTGGTCGGCTCCGTCACCGCGGGTGACGTCCTCGCGGTCGTCGACGCGGTCCGGGAGCACGAGGCGGCGGCGTGA
- a CDS encoding ABC transporter permease — protein MIWSWIPGNADRILALTVEHLRLALIPVVVGLVLSVPLGWLANRYPLARAVLVPAAGVLYTIPSLTLFVVLPGILGTRILSEINIIVALTIYTVALLVRTIADALAAVPGLVVAAATAMGYRPARRFLDVELPLAIPVLIAGLRVATVSSISLVSVGALIGVGGLGEFFTEGFQLQFPTEIIVGVALTVLLALAGDAVLLVIGRILTPWNRQRAGGAR, from the coding sequence GTGATCTGGAGCTGGATCCCCGGCAACGCCGACCGGATCCTGGCGCTCACGGTCGAGCACCTGAGGCTGGCGCTCATCCCGGTGGTGGTGGGGCTGGTGCTGTCCGTCCCGCTCGGCTGGCTGGCCAACCGGTACCCGCTCGCCCGCGCCGTGCTCGTGCCTGCCGCCGGCGTGCTCTACACCATCCCGTCGCTCACGCTGTTCGTCGTGCTGCCGGGCATCCTCGGCACCCGGATCCTGTCCGAGATCAACATCATCGTCGCGCTCACCATCTACACGGTGGCGCTGCTCGTGCGCACCATCGCCGACGCGCTCGCCGCCGTGCCCGGTCTCGTGGTGGCGGCGGCCACGGCGATGGGCTACCGGCCGGCCCGCCGGTTCCTGGACGTCGAGCTGCCGCTCGCGATCCCGGTGCTCATCGCGGGGCTGCGGGTCGCCACGGTGTCGAGCATCAGCCTGGTCAGCGTCGGCGCCCTCATCGGGGTCGGCGGACTGGGCGAGTTCTTCACCGAGGGCTTCCAGCTGCAGTTCCCCACGGAGATCATCGTCGGCGTCGCGCTGACCGTGCTCCTCGCGCTGGCGGGCGATGCCGTGCTGCTCGTGATCGGCCGGATCCTCACGCCGTGGAACCGCCAGCGGGCGGGAGGCGCGAGGTGA
- a CDS encoding PadR family transcriptional regulator produces MKPDAVRGHLDGLILAVLEDGPRHGYAIIEALQARSGGRLDLPTGTVYPALRRLERAALLSGTWSTVGGRERRTYTLTRAGRHALAGQRADWNEFSAVVDAVLRPAAGTS; encoded by the coding sequence ATGAAGCCCGACGCCGTCCGCGGCCACCTCGACGGGCTGATCCTCGCCGTCCTGGAGGACGGCCCCCGCCACGGCTACGCGATCATCGAGGCGCTGCAGGCCCGCAGCGGCGGCCGGCTCGACCTGCCCACCGGCACCGTCTACCCCGCGCTGCGCCGCCTGGAGCGGGCGGCGCTGCTGTCGGGCACGTGGAGCACGGTGGGCGGGCGCGAACGCCGCACCTACACGCTCACCAGGGCCGGCCGCCACGCCCTCGCCGGCCAGCGCGCCGACTGGAACGAGTTCAGCGCAGTGGTCGACGCCGTCCTGCGGCCCGCGGCAGGCACGTCATGA
- the vapC gene encoding type II toxin-antitoxin system VapC family toxin, translating to MELIDTSAWVEYLRDTDSRACNEVDRLWHDDPGAVATTEPVIMELLAGANDDRLFERVEKMMNGLQLLSVDASVDYRDAAIAYRAVRRGGRTVRKTIHCLIAVVAARTGATLVHRDRDFDVLAEALPDLRVRSLV from the coding sequence GTGGAGCTGATCGACACATCCGCGTGGGTCGAGTATCTCCGTGACACGGACTCTCGGGCCTGCAACGAGGTCGACCGGTTGTGGCATGACGACCCGGGCGCGGTCGCCACCACCGAACCGGTGATCATGGAACTGCTTGCCGGTGCCAACGATGACCGGCTGTTCGAGCGAGTCGAGAAGATGATGAACGGGCTTCAACTCCTGTCCGTCGACGCCTCGGTCGACTACCGCGACGCCGCAATCGCCTATCGCGCTGTCCGACGGGGTGGGCGCACGGTCCGCAAGACGATCCACTGCCTCATCGCCGTGGTCGCGGCGCGTACCGGGGCCACGCTCGTGCACCGCGACCGTGACTTCGACGTGCTCGCCGAGGCCCTACCCGACCTTCGGGTCCGTTCCCTCGTCTGA
- a CDS encoding NAD(P)-dependent malic enzyme, whose amino-acid sequence MTIVPERTIPTREEIFAAHGGGKLGTALTAPLADARDLAVAYTPGVAEVSRAIAADPGLAARYTWTNRLVAVVSDGTAVLGLGDIGPRAALPVMEGKSALFKAFAGLDSIPLVLDTTDVDEIVETLVRLRPSFGAVNLEDVSAPRCFELERRLVEALDCPVMHDDQHGTAIVLLAALRGACAVQGRDLDGLRVVISGAGAAGVACARILLAAGVRDVVVLDSRGVLDAGRGGEKASLAAVTNPRGVTGGVAEALDGADVFVGLSSATVSEELLARMARDAIVFALSNPDPEIHPDVARRHAAIVATGRSDFPNQINNVLAFPGVFRGALDAGARRITEEMKLAAADAIFSVARDELSADAIVPSPFDPRVALAVSSAVAAAAPGAAVTP is encoded by the coding sequence CCCGCTGGCCGACGCGCGTGACCTCGCCGTGGCCTACACGCCCGGCGTCGCCGAGGTCAGCCGCGCCATCGCCGCCGACCCGGGCCTCGCCGCCCGCTACACCTGGACCAACCGACTCGTCGCCGTCGTGAGCGACGGCACGGCCGTCCTCGGGCTGGGCGACATCGGCCCGCGCGCCGCGCTGCCCGTGATGGAGGGCAAGTCCGCGCTGTTCAAGGCGTTCGCCGGGCTGGACTCGATCCCGCTCGTGCTCGACACCACCGACGTCGACGAGATCGTCGAGACGCTGGTGCGGCTGCGTCCGAGCTTCGGCGCGGTGAACCTCGAGGACGTCTCTGCCCCGCGGTGCTTCGAGCTGGAGCGGCGGCTCGTCGAGGCGCTCGACTGCCCCGTCATGCACGACGACCAGCACGGCACGGCGATCGTGCTGCTCGCCGCGCTGCGCGGCGCCTGCGCTGTGCAGGGCCGCGACCTCGACGGGCTGCGCGTCGTCATCTCGGGTGCGGGGGCCGCGGGCGTCGCGTGTGCCCGGATCCTGCTCGCCGCGGGCGTGCGCGACGTCGTCGTCCTCGACTCGCGCGGTGTGCTCGACGCGGGCCGCGGTGGGGAGAAGGCCTCGCTGGCCGCGGTCACCAACCCGCGCGGGGTGACCGGCGGCGTCGCGGAGGCCCTCGACGGCGCCGACGTGTTCGTCGGCCTGTCGAGCGCGACGGTGTCCGAGGAGCTGCTGGCGCGGATGGCACGCGACGCGATCGTCTTCGCCCTCTCCAACCCCGACCCCGAGATCCACCCGGACGTCGCGCGGCGGCACGCGGCCATCGTCGCCACCGGGCGGAGCGACTTCCCGAACCAGATCAACAACGTGCTCGCGTTCCCCGGCGTGTTCCGCGGTGCCCTCGACGCGGGGGCGCGGCGCATCACGGAGGAGATGAAGCTCGCGGCGGCCGACGCCATCTTCTCGGTGGCGAGGGACGAGCTCTCGGCCGACGCGATCGTGCCCAGCCCGTTCGACCCGCGTGTCGCCCTAGCCGTTTCGTCAGCTGTCGCCGCGGCGGCGCCCGGCGCGGCCGTTACGCCCTGA
- a CDS encoding SDR family oxidoreductase produces MTGTDRPLAGRVALVAGATRGAGRGIAVELGATGATVYVTGRTTREKRSEYDRPETIEDTADLVTAAGGTGIAVPTDHLDPVQVERLVARIAAEQGRLDVLVNDIWGGEYLAEWDKPVWEHSLTDGLRILRLAIDTHLVTARYAFPLLIERRGGLVVEVTDGTAEYNADHYRLNVYYDLAKIAPIRLARSWAHELGPHGATAVAITPGWLRSEIMLHEYGVTEANWRDACVKEPHFAISETPRFVGRAVAALAADERRDRWQGRSVSSGGLAKEYGFTDLDGSAPDAWRYVVEVQDAGKPADAAGYR; encoded by the coding sequence ATGACAGGAACGGATCGACCGCTCGCGGGGCGGGTGGCGCTGGTTGCGGGTGCGACGCGAGGAGCGGGCCGGGGCATCGCGGTGGAGCTGGGGGCGACGGGCGCCACGGTGTACGTCACGGGCCGCACCACGCGCGAAAAGCGCAGCGAGTACGACCGGCCGGAGACCATCGAGGACACCGCCGACCTCGTGACGGCCGCGGGCGGCACCGGGATCGCGGTGCCCACCGACCACCTCGACCCGGTGCAGGTCGAGCGGCTGGTGGCCCGCATCGCCGCCGAGCAGGGCCGGCTCGACGTGCTGGTCAACGACATCTGGGGCGGCGAGTACCTCGCGGAGTGGGACAAGCCGGTGTGGGAGCACTCCCTCACCGACGGCCTGCGGATCCTGCGCCTCGCGATCGACACCCACCTCGTGACGGCCCGCTACGCGTTCCCGCTGCTGATCGAGCGGCGAGGCGGGCTCGTCGTGGAGGTCACCGACGGCACCGCCGAGTACAACGCCGACCACTACCGGCTCAACGTCTACTACGACCTCGCCAAGATCGCGCCCATCCGGCTCGCGCGCAGCTGGGCGCACGAGCTGGGCCCGCACGGCGCCACCGCCGTCGCGATCACCCCCGGCTGGCTGCGTTCGGAGATCATGCTGCACGAGTACGGGGTGACCGAGGCGAACTGGCGCGACGCGTGCGTCAAGGAGCCCCACTTCGCGATCTCCGAGACCCCGCGCTTCGTCGGCCGCGCGGTCGCGGCACTCGCCGCCGACGAGCGGCGCGACCGCTGGCAGGGCCGGAGCGTCTCCAGCGGCGGCCTCGCGAAGGAGTACGGCTTCACCGACCTCGACGGCTCCGCACCGGATGCCTGGCGCTACGTGGTGGAGGTGCAGGACGCGGGCAAGCCGGCCGACGCCGCGGGATACCGCTGA
- a CDS encoding permease prefix domain 1-containing protein, whose protein sequence is MTAVFDPVSAHVAELDHALRGPAAVKRSMIAEVRDGLADAVADHRDRGLDPERAAAAAVREFGSVREVAPLLQEELTARQGRRTALLLLLSFPALLLIWDVLWKSGHGWSVPPTPTVSVLARAVDVLTVLIAAAALALLLATFRGRPLPRWVTGLTGLVAALGVAGCGGMSLVMNLLNPHLAVEPATVVVLTVTVVIAGLVTRSAVRSLRFARGCRRSDEGTDPKVG, encoded by the coding sequence ATGACGGCCGTGTTCGACCCGGTCAGCGCACACGTCGCCGAGCTCGACCATGCGCTGCGCGGGCCCGCCGCCGTGAAGCGGAGCATGATCGCCGAGGTGCGCGACGGCCTCGCCGACGCGGTCGCCGACCACCGGGACCGCGGGCTCGACCCCGAGCGTGCCGCCGCCGCGGCCGTCCGCGAATTCGGCTCGGTGCGCGAGGTGGCCCCGCTGCTGCAGGAGGAGCTCACCGCTCGGCAGGGACGACGCACGGCCCTGCTGCTCCTCCTGTCGTTCCCCGCCCTGCTGCTCATCTGGGATGTGCTCTGGAAGTCGGGGCACGGGTGGTCGGTGCCCCCGACGCCCACGGTCTCCGTCCTGGCCCGCGCGGTCGACGTCCTGACCGTGCTGATCGCCGCGGCGGCGCTCGCCCTGCTGCTGGCCACGTTCCGGGGCCGCCCGCTGCCCCGGTGGGTCACGGGGCTGACCGGCCTCGTGGCCGCCCTCGGCGTCGCCGGGTGCGGGGGCATGTCCCTCGTGATGAACCTGCTGAACCCCCACCTGGCCGTCGAGCCGGCGACCGTCGTCGTCCTCACCGTCACCGTGGTGATCGCAGGGCTCGTGACCCGGTCCGCCGTCCGGTCGCTGCGGTTCGCGCGCGGGTGCCGGCGGTCAGACGAGGGAACGGACCCGAAGGTCGGGTAG